attagactccggTTCTCCTCCTCATATTATATCCTCATattatatcattgtgctaccagccaggAGATCTGatcagtctcctccccacactcagtaCAAGGGACGTCACCATAGTGATTCAATCACTGATCATTGGGGTGAGACCCTATTATCTcaatatacaaaatacagctccCCCAAAGATTATACATTTATAAAGAAATTAATGTACTAAGGAAACGTCTACATGGAACCCCAATAAATAGGAATCTCATTTAATAATCGGAATATTGGAACAATATGGATAGAGGAGACTTTACAGCTCCCCATTATACTAATCATAAAGCGGTTAAATGAGATTTTAATTCTTATAACCTAATATTTCTTTActgtatatttaattaattatttttctgaTAATGAATGAGATCCGGGGTTGGTTTAGTTCTTACTAATTTTATTGAGACTTTAATAAAGTTTCTTATGTGTCATTACAATAGAGCTCCATCTCCAATACAAAAGTCCCTTTCTCCTTTTTCTGTTTGAGTATATTTTAAGTCGTTTGACTGGGTTTTGTTTGGTGGCGCCTCCCCttatatgatgatgtgggaatgtttggtggcgcctccccttatatgatgatgtgggaatgtttggtggcgcctccccttatatgatgatgtgggaatgtttggtggcgcctccccttatatgatgatgtgggaatgtttggtggcgcctccccttatatgatgatgtgggaatgtttggtggcgcctccccttatatgatgatgtgggaatgtttggtggcgcctccccttatatgatgatgtgggaatgtttggtggcgcctccccttatatgatgatgtgggaatgtttggtggcacctccccttatatgatgatgtgggaatgtttggtggcacctccccttatatgatgatgtgggaatgtttggtggcgcctccccttatatgatgatgtgggaatgtttggtggcacctccccttatatgatgatgtgggaatgtttggtggcacctccccttatatgatgatgtgggaaatataatattattaaacgTGGGGAGAGGATAACATAGTTATCCTGTGCAGGAAAAACTATTTACGTGGGTAAATGGACAATGTTACTGGCTAAAGAGGCTTCTGGCTACGCTGCGGGATGGGCAATGTGTATGCTTGGGAAACATTAGTAGCCACGTGTCTTTTTCCTGGTGTTCTCCAATGTAGCTGTGTAAATTGCATGTACCTGTGGCAGGGGCTATGTAAAGTGCTTGGTAATGGGCTTATCTTATATTTTAAGCCAGTCTTTTATCTGTTCAACTAATAATTCATATTTGCTATATGcatatataattgtaataaagTGTTCATAGTTTGCAATCTGAAATTAATCAACTGAACAACTTGAAATCATTCATACTATGAAAATGTTGGGGCGTTATAGTATGCTtctcaatttaaaataatatgtcTGTTTCCACACATTTATTTCCAGCAGGTAGgcacagaaacagggatatcaCGGAGGGATGTGACATTTTATACCCAGAAATAGAAATTAACAACTTCCCACAAGACTCTCCAGAAGAAAACCCTATTGccctaaatatacatccaatacttcacagtgcagatatatTATCTGACCCCTCTGATCATGTGATATATTCTCCTGATAACTCGGATATTGTTAGAAATAGTACAGCTCATACAGGGGATAGACTCTTTCCCTGTtttgaatgtggtaaatgttttatgcATCAGTCGGtccttgttagacatcagaaaactcacacagttgacaaaccatttccatgttccgagtgtgggaaatgttttgcacagaaatcaaCTCTAgttaaacatcagaaaattcacatagGTGAGAAGTCATTtccatgctctgaatgtggaaaaagTTTCATACAAAAATCAGATCTTCTTAAACAtcaaagaactcacacaggtgagaagccatttctatgttccgagtgtgggaaatgttttgcacagcaatcacatcttgttcaacatcagaaATTTCACAtaggtgagaagccatttacatgctctgaatgtggaaaaagTTTCATACAAAAATCAGATCTTCTTAAACAtcaaagaactcacacaggtgagaagccatttccatgtcatgagtgtggaaaatgttttacacagaaatcaactctagttaaacatcagagatttcacacaggtgagaagccatttgtatgttctgaatgtgggaaatgtgttGCACATAAATACACTCTTctaaaacatcagagaattcacacaggtgtgaaggcattttcatgttctgaatgtgggaaatgttttacagataaatccaatcttcttaaacatcagagaattcacacaggtgagaagccattttcatgttctgaatgtgggaaatgttttacagataaatccaatcttcttaaacatcagaattcacacaggtgagaagcaatTTTCATGttgtgaatgtgggaaatgtgttgcacaaaaatcaaatcttgttacacATAAGAAAAttcatacaaattaaaaaaaggaaagcaaTACTTACATAATTATACATACATGGTGGGCAACTTAAAGCTCTATTCTATTtccaggagagagagaaagaagtgtGTATAGGAGTGGAGTCACTcaaatggccaaaagtttttataATTTATAACTTTATTgattaatgtatataatatagtaaCATTGGGAAATAATTCCATTAAAGAACTAATAGCGAAATGTTAAAATAGAGTGTGAAGTGTATATATCATAAATGTGTCAAACTGTTAAGAAGGTAGAAGAAACTACCCAGCTGCACTGCTGGTCGAAATGATAACATCTTAACTAGTTTATTTCAGGCTGGAATAAACTAGTTAATATGTTATCATTTCGCTCTTAGTTCTTTAATGGAATTATTTCCCAATGTTACTATAGTCTATACATTAATCAATAAAGTTTaaattttttaaaggattttggcCATTTGAGTGCCTCCACTCCTATACacactcctttctctctctcctggaAATAGTACTGACCTTTACAGagtgtgtgagtgcaccctccaTTGAAAAccatgaggaaaaaaaaatcattccttTATTAGAAAATTTAAAAGGAGTATAAATGGCTAGCTTGGTGCGGTGCAATTTCGATTATTTAAACTTAAAGCTCTAGTAACACAGTATGTTGACATGTTCTATGGTCATACGAGGAATGCATGTCATCAATGTAAGACTGGAAGAGATTGCTCATGTGTGGAACTTTTTGCAGCTTCCTTCATGTTAAATATTGGCATCTCTCGCCACAGTAATAACAGACCACATGGTTGCTACAATAGGACCCTAAGTAATATATATTGTTAGCACTGGATTGGATAATGTGGCTTTTGGTACATTGCTGCATTATATTTGGTCATACTCTCTAAATTCATTTAGTTATTTCTGTAATCTGTTAGTATCTTACTGGATCACTTATGAAGCTGCATTGATGTGGGTCTACAGTGCACTTTTAACTTGGATATGTATATTCCTTGCTGAATGTGTTCTAGGTGCACTCATGCTCCATGTGTTTACCTGCATTTGAAATTAACATATTGTTTTTTCGGGAGAGATTTTTAGTGGGTGGATGCGAAGCCTTTTCCCCCTCTGCAAAGGGACTAGAAATTTGCTTAGAGGTGGTGAATGTCAAgtctatatttttaaatgtgacaccTTTTGCAGATTCCAGGCGCAGTTTGTACATAAAACTCATTTATAGGGGCCTAAATAAGCGTgatataaaaacattcaaacacacaaatataaaatgtagtgATAAAGTGCTGATGTCGCCTGACTCTtagtttaagacataaatgaagccTGAATGAGCACTATTTTTGAAGAAACAATTAAAGGTTGACTTTTTAGTGTACAGTGGTTATAAAATAAGCAGGATTTGAGGCATAATTTTCACAATTTCATTAATGCAAATTTACGTCATTGCTCACAAAAGAGCTCTCCCTTCTTATAGTTCCCAAAAGCGTGTATCTGTGTATGATTAaatcccatacttgcctactctctccgAATGTCcgaggagtcctcccagacttctAAAACAGCAAAGACCCTTTCCGACTGCAGTGGAGTTAGGGCTTAATGCCATGAGTTGTGTCATCAGGCCTCATCCCACACTGCCATGGATATCTGTATTAGGTAGCAGTGGGCAAGGCCACTGTGATATTATTGCATCACTATGCCCCCTCCCACACTTGCCACCTGAGATGCAGTGGGGGAGGTAttacaagttggcaagtatgttaaatCTCTGTGGGGCTTCATTTTTTCCCTGTTGGCAAATTACCTCCAGTGGAACCAGCAATTGTCTGATTTGATTTTTCCTGATACAAACATTACCGGTAAACACATTCCTCTTCTCCTTACAGCAGCTGAATGTCTTGTACCTTCTAGATTGGAAGTACCTATCTCACCTTCTCTTATTGTATTGATTCAGAAAGTtaagtacatttatttaattgacATCTCTTTTCATTTACATATTGAACAAATTATTTGGTGTTAAGATATGGAACACAGGAAACCGATGCTTCAGACTCTCCTTATTCAGGCAACAGGCAGTGTTTTAAGGGGGGTCCCATATTTGCTTTATATGAGGGCATATTTGATTAAGGAGGGGTTGGACCTATGTGGTCCTTCCAGAGACCTGTCCTGGGTGGAAACTCTTTGGCAGTGTACAGATAAAGAAAGGTACAAGATGCACCAAAACAAAGACATGTATTACCAAGAGGACACATCTAACTTTACTAAAAGCACAAAATCAGTGAGCGTCTTAAGAGTTAGTATCACAATCACACTCAGTTTGGGTTACGTCACTCAGATACACCTATACCTCACAGTagtgagaatacagcctatgaaTACTGTATGAACCAGTAACCAGTGATAGTCATCGTTCTTATGACTACAAAGCCGACAAGTGTTATACAGACAGGAAAATGGCAATCAGTATAATCGTGAAatgtacaaaatacacacaacagACAGCCGACATCCGTGCTATAATCCCCGACAGCAGAAAATGCCGGCAGTGTGATTGACGTTAATTAACACAACAACACTGCCGGCATTAAGGTGGCAATGAGAGGAGCCGGCGGCTGGATCATGTCAAACCGTTACATTAAAAAGAAATGTCATATAAAAAGCAGTTAGGGTTTTTACTAAGGGTTTTACATGATCCAGGCAATGGTTCctctcattgcccccttaatgtcGGCAATATGAGTGTCGCCCTTTTAAGAGACGGCATTTTCTGCTGTTGGGGTTTATAGCACGGATGTTGGCTGTCAGTTTTTAAGTGTGTATTTTGTACATGTCGCGATTATACTAATCGACATTTTCGTGTTTGGATAAAATCTAGTCGGCTTTCTTGTCATCGGAATCAAGTACTCCACCCCCCAGGAACATCACTGAGCGCCATGAATTGATCTGCTGTAGTATAAAGATGCCCACACACCTTAAAGTATTAGTATATTTCTAGACTTTCAGTTGTCGTTATTGCTGTGCAAGTTAAAGTACATTGCTGGCCTATATTTTATATTACCTCATATACTG
The nucleotide sequence above comes from Mixophyes fleayi isolate aMixFle1 chromosome 6, aMixFle1.hap1, whole genome shotgun sequence. Encoded proteins:
- the LOC142159878 gene encoding uncharacterized protein LOC142159878 isoform X1 — encoded protein: MPTLCKLLRMEKDRSDLSERILNLTLQIICLLTGEDFTVVKKTSSESVTPLSHPGVSVGLSRTQSPIKVPPPHSLIHERNNDQRILELTNKIIQLLTGEVPIRCEDVTVYFSMEEWEYIEGHKDLYKDVMMENHQSLTSLDESSYLNTPERCPRPLYSQDCTEENHRIPQEYQGEDLTDIKIETFDEVENTYVRGLKQRKEEEIPTDISTAGRHRNRDITEGCDILYPEIEINNFPQDSPEENPIALNIHPILHSADILSDPSDHVIYSPDNSDIVRNSTAHTGDRLFPCFECGKCFMHQSVLVRHQKTHTVDKPFPCSECGKCFAQKSTLVKHQKIHIGEKSFPCSECGKSFIQKSDLLKHQRTHTGEKPFLCSECGKCFAQQSHLVQHQKFHIGEKPFTCSECGKSFIQKSDLLKHQRTHTGEKPFPCHECGKCFTQKSTLVKHQRFHTGEKPFVCSECGKCVAHKYTLLKHQRIHTGVKAFSCSECGKCFTDKSNLLKHQRIHTGEKPFSCSECGKCFTDKSNLLKHQNSHR